In Cupriavidus basilensis, one genomic interval encodes:
- a CDS encoding LysE family translocator, producing MAVPQLVAGSGVFAAFCAFALVSSITPGPNNTMVLASGVNFGFARTVPHVLGISIGFGLMVAVVGLGLGSLFAALPWTWQVLRVVAVVYLTWLAWKLATAGGIQDQEVGKPMGFLAAAAFQWVNPKAWVMAVGACSTYVLHGNVWLNVLLLSGLFAVINLPSVAMWAVFGSAMRRWLAQPRVLRLFNVAMALLLLASLWPIVSARP from the coding sequence ATGGCAGTGCCCCAGCTTGTTGCCGGATCCGGCGTGTTCGCCGCGTTCTGCGCGTTTGCCCTCGTGTCGTCGATCACCCCGGGCCCAAACAACACCATGGTGCTGGCTTCGGGCGTGAATTTCGGCTTTGCCCGCACCGTGCCCCATGTGCTGGGCATCAGTATCGGCTTCGGCCTGATGGTGGCGGTGGTCGGCCTCGGGCTCGGATCGCTATTCGCCGCGTTGCCGTGGACCTGGCAGGTGCTGCGCGTGGTGGCGGTGGTCTATCTCACGTGGCTGGCGTGGAAGCTGGCGACGGCGGGCGGCATCCAGGACCAGGAGGTGGGCAAGCCCATGGGCTTCCTGGCGGCGGCCGCGTTCCAGTGGGTCAATCCCAAGGCTTGGGTGATGGCGGTGGGCGCGTGCAGTACCTACGTGCTGCACGGCAATGTCTGGCTCAATGTGCTGCTGCTGTCCGGCCTGTTCGCCGTGATCAACCTGCCCAGCGTGGCGATGTGGGCCGTGTTCGGCTCGGCCATGCGGCGCTGGCTGGCGCAGCCCCGGGTGCTGCGCCTGTTCAACGTGGCGATGGCGCTGTTGCTGCTGGCCTCGCTGTGGCCGATCGTCAGCGCAAGGCCCTGA
- a CDS encoding helix-turn-helix domain-containing protein produces MRAGSTTGQARYWFDPAMPYVESRCASDSGAAYLPHTHPTLSIGAVDGGHSLFGTETESVRLAPGDVVVIPAGQVHACNPEPDARWSYQMLHLDPAWVGTVLEARGVAMLPAALARVRVTSAPDTYAGLCRLNEVLFSAAPQATKEAALGGFVAALLGGADQRQAVRAPRQPVTPQARLAGLVALLHAHHAEPLPLAELARGAGMSRYQLIRAFRADLGMTPHAYQLDLRINRARQLLRAGGAPAEIAQVLGFSDQSHFQRAFKQRVALTPRSYQRRSG; encoded by the coding sequence ATGCGCGCCGGCAGCACCACAGGGCAGGCACGCTACTGGTTCGATCCCGCCATGCCTTATGTTGAGAGCCGCTGCGCCAGCGACAGCGGCGCGGCCTACCTGCCGCATACCCATCCCACCTTGTCGATTGGCGCCGTCGATGGCGGCCACAGCCTGTTTGGCACCGAGACCGAGTCGGTACGGCTGGCGCCCGGCGACGTGGTCGTGATCCCGGCTGGGCAGGTGCACGCCTGCAATCCGGAGCCCGACGCACGCTGGAGCTACCAGATGCTGCACCTAGACCCGGCTTGGGTGGGCACGGTGCTGGAGGCGCGTGGCGTGGCGATGTTGCCCGCGGCGCTGGCGCGGGTGCGTGTCACCAGCGCGCCAGATACCTATGCCGGCCTGTGCCGGTTGAACGAGGTGCTGTTCTCCGCAGCCCCGCAGGCCACCAAGGAAGCGGCGCTAGGCGGCTTCGTGGCCGCGCTGCTCGGCGGTGCCGACCAGCGCCAGGCGGTGCGCGCGCCGCGCCAGCCAGTCACGCCGCAGGCCCGCTTAGCCGGGCTGGTCGCGCTCCTGCATGCCCATCACGCGGAGCCGTTGCCACTGGCGGAGCTGGCGCGCGGCGCCGGCATGAGCCGCTACCAGCTGATCCGCGCCTTTAGGGCGGACCTCGGCATGACCCCGCATGCCTACCAGCTGGACCTGCGCATCAACCGCGCGCGCCAGCTGCTGCGCGCGGGCGGGGCGCCGGCGGAGATCGCCCAGGTGCTGGGCTTTTCCGACCAGAGCCATTTCCAGCGCGCCTTCAAGCAGCGCGTGGCGCTGACGCCGCGCAGTTATCAGCGCCGCAGCGGCTGA
- a CDS encoding 2OG-Fe(II) oxygenase: protein MSNTRATSATGDAAGKAGYTSSSADLERWLRRHIGQGFGAEALVQSMCQSGYEQAFAQATVAAALSAAARAAVRGTPPDNATEMAAELGIGKPAGRAGDQAAGGGQTGAQGNRNAAHFAGREIPILFTLAAPRVTLYQQLLTDAECDALVELARGRLARSPVINPDTGDENLIEARTSLGAMFQVGEHALIERIEDCIAAVTGIAADRGEGLQILNYKPGGEYQPHYDFFNPQRPGEARQLKVGGQRVATVVIYLNSPPAGGATAFPKLGLEVAPVKGNAVYFSYRKSDGALDERTLHAGLPVEAGEKWIATKWLRERPYRTD, encoded by the coding sequence ATGAGCAACACCCGCGCCACCAGCGCCACCGGCGATGCCGCCGGCAAGGCGGGCTACACCAGTTCCTCGGCGGACCTGGAGCGCTGGCTTCGGCGCCATATCGGGCAGGGCTTTGGCGCCGAGGCGCTGGTGCAGTCGATGTGCCAGTCCGGCTACGAGCAGGCCTTCGCGCAAGCCACGGTGGCCGCTGCGCTGTCCGCCGCGGCACGGGCGGCGGTGCGGGGAACGCCGCCGGACAATGCCACGGAGATGGCCGCGGAGCTGGGCATCGGCAAGCCGGCCGGGCGCGCAGGGGACCAGGCTGCTGGTGGTGGCCAAACAGGTGCGCAAGGCAACCGCAACGCGGCGCATTTCGCCGGCCGCGAGATTCCCATCCTGTTCACGCTCGCGGCGCCGCGCGTGACCCTGTACCAGCAACTGCTGACCGATGCCGAGTGCGACGCCCTGGTGGAACTGGCGCGCGGCCGCCTGGCGCGCTCGCCCGTGATCAACCCCGACACCGGCGACGAGAACCTGATCGAGGCGCGCACCAGCCTGGGCGCGATGTTCCAGGTGGGCGAGCATGCGCTGATCGAGCGCATCGAGGACTGCATCGCCGCCGTGACCGGGATTGCCGCGGATCGTGGCGAAGGCCTGCAGATCCTCAACTACAAGCCCGGCGGCGAGTACCAGCCGCACTACGATTTCTTTAACCCGCAGCGCCCCGGCGAGGCGCGCCAGCTCAAGGTCGGCGGGCAACGCGTCGCCACCGTGGTGATCTACCTGAACAGCCCGCCGGCGGGTGGCGCCACGGCCTTCCCCAAGCTTGGCCTGGAGGTGGCACCGGTCAAGGGCAATGCGGTCTATTTCAGCTATCGCAAGTCCGACGGCGCGCTGGACGAGCGTACCCTGCATGCCGGCCTGCCCGTCGAAGCGGGCGAGAAATGGATCGCCACCAAGTGGCTGCGCGAACGCCCGTACCGGACCGACTGA
- the ffh gene encoding signal recognition particle protein, which produces MLDNLTQRLARVVKTMRGEARLTEANTAEMLREVRLAMLEADVALPVVREFIARVKEKALGEDVVSSLTPGQALVGVVQRELTAVIGGAESLSADNKSGELNLAVQPPAIILMAGLQGAGKTTTVGKLAKWLKENKKKKVLTVSCDVYRPAAIAQLKTVSEQVGADFFPSEPNQKPVDIARAAVDWARKHYHDVLIVDTAGRLGIDEAMMQEIKALHAEIKPVETLFVVDAMLGQDAVNTARAFNDALPLTGVVLTKLDGDARGGAALSVRHITGRPIKFVGVGEKLDGLEPFYPDRMAQRILGMGDILALVEEAQRGVDMEAAEKLAKKIKKTGDFDLEDFKAQIGQMKKMGGLGSLVDKLPAQFAQQAQGANMDVAEKQVRRMEGIINSMTAAERAKPDLIKASRKRRIATGAGVPVQEVNRLLNQFDQMQSMMKKLKGGGMMKMMRSMGAMKGGMKGLFNR; this is translated from the coding sequence ATGCTGGACAATCTCACTCAACGCCTGGCGCGGGTCGTCAAGACCATGCGCGGCGAGGCTCGCCTGACCGAAGCCAATACCGCCGAAATGCTGCGCGAAGTGCGCCTGGCCATGCTGGAGGCCGACGTCGCCTTGCCGGTGGTGCGGGAATTCATCGCCCGCGTGAAGGAAAAGGCACTGGGCGAGGACGTGGTGTCCAGCCTGACGCCGGGCCAGGCGCTGGTGGGCGTGGTGCAGCGCGAGCTGACTGCCGTCATCGGCGGCGCGGAAAGCCTGTCCGCCGACAACAAGAGCGGCGAGTTGAACCTGGCGGTGCAGCCGCCCGCGATCATCCTGATGGCCGGCCTGCAGGGCGCCGGCAAGACCACCACCGTCGGCAAGCTGGCCAAGTGGCTGAAAGAGAACAAGAAAAAGAAGGTGCTGACGGTCTCGTGCGACGTCTACCGCCCCGCCGCTATCGCCCAGCTCAAGACCGTATCCGAGCAGGTCGGCGCCGATTTCTTCCCTTCCGAGCCCAACCAGAAGCCGGTGGACATCGCGCGCGCGGCGGTGGACTGGGCCCGCAAGCATTATCACGACGTGCTGATCGTCGATACGGCAGGCCGTCTGGGTATCGACGAAGCCATGATGCAGGAAATCAAAGCGCTGCACGCCGAGATCAAGCCGGTCGAAACCCTGTTCGTGGTCGACGCCATGCTGGGCCAGGACGCGGTCAACACCGCGCGTGCCTTCAATGACGCCCTGCCCCTGACCGGCGTGGTGCTGACCAAGCTGGACGGCGATGCGCGCGGCGGCGCCGCGCTGTCGGTGCGCCACATCACCGGCCGCCCGATCAAGTTCGTCGGCGTAGGCGAAAAGCTGGACGGCCTCGAGCCCTTCTACCCCGATCGCATGGCCCAGCGCATCCTGGGCATGGGCGACATCCTCGCGCTGGTCGAGGAAGCCCAGCGCGGCGTGGACATGGAAGCCGCCGAGAAGCTGGCCAAGAAGATCAAGAAGACGGGCGACTTCGACCTGGAAGACTTCAAGGCGCAGATCGGCCAGATGAAGAAGATGGGCGGCCTGGGCAGCCTGGTCGACAAGCTGCCGGCGCAGTTCGCCCAGCAGGCGCAGGGCGCCAACATGGACGTGGCCGAGAAGCAGGTGCGCCGCATGGAAGGCATCATCAACAGCATGACGGCCGCCGAGCGCGCCAAGCCCGACCTGATCAAGGCCAGCCGCAAGCGCCGCATCGCCACCGGCGCCGGCGTGCCGGTGCAGGAAGTCAACCGCCTGCTCAACCAGTTCGACCAGATGCAGAGCATGATGAAGAAGCTCAAGGGCGGCGGCATGATGAAGATGATGCGCTCGATGGGCGCGATGAAGGGCGGCATGAAGGGACTCTTCAACCGCTAA
- a CDS encoding LysE family translocator produces the protein MDFPVDSGLGQFAMVAGAHFLALLSPGPDFFLVVRSALVHGVGRASAVCLGIALGNGVFIGLAITGLAATRASQGVFVLLQWAGCLYLAWLGWRLLRASGETTLPGADGENSTDCPQVQGTGLVAYAAQLVTGFLSAVLNPKNALFYASLFSVLAGTRTPLAAQLGYGAWMFAMVFAWDMLVAWGVRHPLVRKRFARSVRGVERATGVVLWGIALVVAANALNAT, from the coding sequence GTGGATTTCCCTGTTGATTCCGGCCTCGGCCAATTTGCCATGGTGGCGGGCGCGCATTTCCTTGCACTGCTCAGCCCGGGCCCCGACTTTTTTTTGGTAGTGCGCAGCGCGCTGGTGCATGGCGTGGGCCGCGCCAGCGCCGTCTGCCTCGGTATCGCGCTGGGAAACGGCGTGTTTATCGGGCTAGCCATTACCGGGCTGGCGGCTACCCGCGCCAGCCAGGGCGTGTTCGTGCTGCTGCAGTGGGCGGGTTGCCTGTACCTGGCCTGGCTGGGCTGGCGGCTGCTGCGTGCCAGCGGTGAGACGACGCTGCCTGGCGCAGATGGCGAAAATAGTACAGATTGCCCGCAAGTGCAGGGCACCGGCCTCGTGGCGTATGCGGCGCAGCTCGTAACGGGCTTCCTGTCCGCTGTGCTCAATCCCAAGAATGCGTTGTTCTATGCCAGCCTGTTCTCGGTGCTGGCCGGCACCCGCACGCCGCTGGCAGCACAGCTGGGCTACGGCGCCTGGATGTTCGCCATGGTCTTCGCCTGGGACATGCTGGTGGCCTGGGGCGTGCGCCATCCGCTGGTGCGCAAGCGTTTTGCCCGCTCGGTTCGGGGCGTGGAGCGGGCGACCGGCGTGGTGCTGTGGGGGATTGCGCTGGTGGTGGCGGCGAATGCGCTCAACGCGACATGA
- a CDS encoding PP0621 family protein, protein MARIFLVLAVVLGCFWWLRQRAEARLREDRAARHGSAQGSPMRNQPAPPQEAMVQCARCGVHLPQGEAIAYRGLHYCRRAHLPADSDPDSPAA, encoded by the coding sequence ATGGCACGCATCTTCCTTGTCCTGGCTGTCGTGCTGGGTTGTTTCTGGTGGCTTCGCCAGCGCGCCGAGGCGCGCCTGCGGGAGGACCGCGCCGCCCGGCACGGTTCCGCGCAAGGCTCGCCGATGCGCAACCAGCCTGCCCCCCCGCAGGAAGCCATGGTGCAGTGCGCGCGCTGCGGCGTGCATCTGCCGCAGGGCGAAGCGATCGCCTACCGCGGCTTGCACTACTGCCGGCGCGCCCACCTGCCGGCCGATAGCGATCCGGACAGCCCTGCCGCATGA
- a CDS encoding hypoxanthine-guanine phosphoribosyltransferase: MMTAEQARELWANSEEIVSAEAVQASLDRMAGEITEKMGETFPLVLSVMGGAVVFTGMLLPKLAFPLEFDYIHLSRYNNKTVGGEMQWRVAPRESVKGRTVLVLDDILDEGETMAAIRQRIMDMGATHVYAAVLCEKVLQKAKPMHPDFCGFTVPERYVFGCGMDAHGYWRNLPTIRALR; the protein is encoded by the coding sequence ATGATGACCGCCGAACAGGCCCGCGAACTGTGGGCCAACTCCGAGGAAATCGTCAGCGCCGAGGCCGTCCAGGCGTCGCTGGACCGCATGGCGGGCGAGATCACGGAAAAGATGGGCGAGACCTTCCCGCTGGTGCTGTCGGTGATGGGCGGCGCAGTCGTCTTCACCGGCATGCTGCTGCCCAAGCTGGCGTTCCCGCTGGAGTTCGACTACATCCACCTCTCGCGCTACAACAACAAGACGGTGGGCGGCGAGATGCAATGGCGCGTGGCGCCGCGCGAATCGGTCAAGGGCCGCACGGTGCTGGTGCTGGACGACATCCTGGACGAAGGCGAGACCATGGCGGCCATCCGCCAGCGCATCATGGACATGGGCGCGACCCATGTCTACGCCGCCGTGCTGTGCGAAAAAGTGCTGCAAAAGGCAAAGCCCATGCACCCGGACTTCTGCGGCTTCACCGTGCCTGAGCGCTATGTCTTCGGCTGCGGCATGGACGCCCACGGCTACTGGCGCAACCTGCCCACCATCAGGGCCTTGCGCTGA
- the ampD gene encoding 1,6-anhydro-N-acetylmuramyl-L-alanine amidase AmpD: protein MPDHDQAAKLAPNSPFVPDPAGWVPAARHVPSPNFDARPAHTPVDLVVIHNISLPPGQFGSGDIEAFFLNRLDPSRHPFFETIHQVRVSAHFLVTRGGELVQFVSCLDRAWHAGQSEFFGRPRCNDFSIGIEIEGSDDQPFTLAQYHTAAALVRALLATYPVRAVAGHSDIAPGRKTDPGPHFDWAGFAAAAGVAPAQLPYRKEQP, encoded by the coding sequence ATGCCTGACCACGACCAGGCCGCCAAGCTTGCGCCGAACTCGCCATTCGTCCCCGACCCGGCGGGCTGGGTGCCCGCGGCGCGCCACGTGCCGTCACCCAATTTCGACGCCCGGCCCGCGCACACGCCGGTGGACCTGGTGGTGATCCACAACATCAGCCTGCCGCCCGGGCAGTTCGGCAGCGGCGATATCGAAGCCTTTTTCCTGAATCGTCTCGACCCATCCCGCCATCCGTTTTTCGAGACGATCCATCAAGTGCGGGTGTCGGCGCATTTCCTGGTGACGCGCGGGGGGGAGCTGGTCCAGTTCGTGTCCTGCCTGGACCGCGCCTGGCACGCCGGCCAGTCCGAGTTCTTCGGCCGGCCCCGTTGCAACGACTTTTCCATCGGCATCGAGATCGAAGGCAGCGACGACCAGCCGTTCACGTTGGCCCAATACCACACCGCCGCAGCGCTGGTGCGTGCCCTGCTAGCCACCTATCCGGTGCGGGCCGTGGCGGGGCATAGCGATATCGCGCCAGGGCGCAAGACGGATCCGGGACCACATTTCGACTGGGCGGGCTTTGCTGCCGCAGCCGGCGTGGCGCCCGCACAACTGCCTTACCGCAAAGAACAGCCCTGA
- a CDS encoding sigma-54-dependent transcriptional regulator — protein MPLKTPGPDPILVIDDEADLRELLDISIRRMGHDVVLAGSLAEARQQLAARRYSLVLTDMRLGDGLGIDIVRQLSSAPERVPVAVITAYGSADNAVEALKAGAFDYIAKPVSLDQLRSLILNALGRQQRDGAEGAEGGDGGSGAQETVDRAVNLLPGHSPAMHEVRRSLSRLARSMAPIVISGESGSGKERAARAIHAVSARAAHPFIAVNCGAIPETLMESEFFGHVKGAFTGADAERGGFFQAANGGTLLLDEVADLPLAMQVKLLRVLQERRVRKIGASREESVDVRVLCASHKDLSAMVASGQFRQDLFYRLNVLALRMPTLRERREDIPVLASAILEHLAVRYGDPHPKRLAAAALQRLSDYPFPGNVRELENLLERAYAFAEGNTIEVDDLGQMDAGMGHSAMPRPPAPHAYLASAAAPAGAPASSGSRPDTTQELANDARAESRGGAQPDLFAQPAAPRAAEVAADACRATFPIDLPGRLEALERDLILQALQQTGFNRTAAAPLLGLSFRQLRYRIQQLGIREGRDDPADGAAETSEALRDGLLAADGDRDA, from the coding sequence ATGCCCCTCAAGACGCCAGGCCCCGACCCGATTCTCGTTATCGACGACGAGGCCGACCTGCGAGAACTGCTCGATATCTCGATCCGCCGCATGGGCCACGATGTGGTGCTGGCCGGCTCGCTGGCCGAGGCGCGCCAGCAGCTCGCCGCGCGCCGCTATAGCCTGGTACTGACCGACATGCGGCTGGGCGACGGGCTTGGCATCGATATCGTGCGCCAGCTCTCGAGCGCGCCGGAGCGGGTGCCGGTGGCCGTGATCACCGCCTACGGCAGCGCCGACAATGCCGTGGAGGCACTCAAGGCGGGCGCCTTCGACTACATCGCCAAGCCGGTCTCGCTGGACCAGCTGCGCAGCCTGATCCTGAATGCGCTGGGGCGCCAGCAGCGTGACGGCGCCGAGGGTGCGGAGGGCGGTGACGGCGGCAGCGGGGCGCAGGAAACCGTGGACCGCGCCGTCAACCTGCTTCCCGGCCATTCCCCGGCCATGCACGAGGTGCGCCGCTCGCTCTCGCGGCTGGCGCGCAGCATGGCGCCGATCGTCATCAGCGGCGAGTCCGGCAGCGGCAAGGAGCGTGCGGCGCGTGCCATCCACGCGGTCAGCGCGCGCGCGGCGCATCCCTTTATCGCGGTCAATTGCGGCGCCATCCCCGAGACCCTGATGGAGTCGGAGTTCTTTGGCCATGTGAAGGGCGCCTTCACCGGGGCCGACGCCGAGCGCGGCGGCTTCTTCCAGGCCGCCAATGGCGGCACGCTGCTGCTCGACGAGGTGGCTGACCTGCCGCTGGCGATGCAGGTCAAGCTGCTGCGCGTGCTGCAGGAGCGGCGCGTGCGCAAGATCGGCGCGAGCCGCGAGGAGAGCGTGGACGTGCGGGTGCTGTGTGCCAGCCACAAGGATCTTTCCGCGATGGTCGCCTCCGGCCAGTTCCGCCAGGACCTGTTCTACCGCCTCAACGTGCTGGCGCTGCGCATGCCCACGCTGCGCGAGCGGCGCGAGGATATCCCGGTGCTGGCCAGCGCCATCCTGGAGCACCTGGCGGTGCGCTATGGCGATCCCCATCCCAAGCGGCTGGCGGCGGCCGCGCTGCAGCGGCTGTCCGACTATCCGTTCCCGGGCAATGTGCGCGAGCTGGAGAACCTGCTCGAACGCGCCTATGCCTTCGCCGAGGGCAATACCATCGAGGTGGACGACCTGGGCCAGATGGATGCGGGCATGGGCCATTCGGCCATGCCACGCCCGCCCGCGCCGCACGCCTACCTGGCTTCGGCGGCTGCGCCGGCTGGCGCGCCGGCATCGTCCGGCTCGCGGCCCGACACCACGCAGGAGCTTGCCAACGATGCGCGCGCCGAATCCCGGGGCGGGGCGCAGCCCGATCTGTTTGCACAACCCGCGGCGCCTCGCGCCGCGGAGGTGGCCGCAGACGCTTGCCGTGCCACCTTCCCGATCGATTTGCCCGGCCGGCTCGAAGCGCTCGAGCGCGACCTGATCCTGCAGGCGCTGCAGCAGACCGGCTTTAACCGGACCGCCGCCGCGCCGCTGCTCGGCCTGAGCTTTCGCCAGCTGCGCTACCGCATCCAGCAGCTTGGCATCCGCGAGGGCCGCGACGACCCGGCCGACGGTGCCGCCGAAACCAGCGAAGCGCTGCGCGACGGGCTGCTGGCGGCGGATGGAGATCGCGATGCCTGA
- a CDS encoding cytochrome C assembly family protein produces MAIVLYALTALLYCGLAYHGWATRNPQLSAAGNGGAIGGAATAALLHGGGGRGEGRPAWWHALMLAAVASHGLLLHETIFPADRMVFGFAFALSAMLWLGVGIYWIESFFFSLAGLGLIVVPVAMLASLMPLAFPGAQILGYAARPLFKLHFIIANVAYGLFTLAAFHAFLMLLAERRLHGFNRSPQVGKASEPAQWVGRWLDLLPPLLTLEKLLFRLIGAGFVLLTLTILSGLLFSEQLFGRAFRLDHKTVFALLSWAMFAGILAGRTFYGWRGRTALRWVIASFGILLLAYVGSRFVIEVILHRI; encoded by the coding sequence ATGGCCATTGTACTGTATGCCTTGACGGCACTTCTCTATTGCGGCCTGGCCTATCACGGCTGGGCGACGCGCAACCCGCAGCTATCGGCTGCCGGCAACGGCGGTGCCATTGGGGGCGCGGCGACCGCCGCGCTGCTGCACGGCGGCGGCGGGCGCGGCGAGGGCCGCCCGGCCTGGTGGCATGCGCTGATGCTGGCCGCAGTGGCCAGCCACGGCCTGCTGCTGCACGAGACCATCTTCCCGGCCGATCGCATGGTGTTCGGCTTTGCCTTTGCGCTGTCGGCCATGCTTTGGCTGGGCGTGGGCATCTACTGGATCGAGAGCTTCTTCTTCTCGCTGGCCGGCCTCGGGCTGATCGTGGTCCCGGTGGCAATGCTCGCGAGCCTGATGCCGCTGGCGTTTCCCGGTGCGCAGATCCTGGGCTACGCGGCGCGGCCGCTGTTCAAGCTGCACTTCATCATTGCCAACGTGGCCTATGGCCTGTTCACGCTGGCGGCCTTCCACGCCTTCCTGATGCTGCTGGCCGAGCGCCGCCTGCATGGCTTCAACCGTTCGCCCCAGGTGGGCAAGGCCAGCGAGCCGGCCCAGTGGGTGGGCCGCTGGCTGGACCTGCTGCCGCCGCTGCTGACGCTGGAGAAGCTGCTGTTCCGCCTGATCGGCGCCGGCTTCGTGCTGCTGACGCTGACCATCCTGTCGGGCCTGCTGTTCTCCGAGCAACTATTCGGCCGGGCCTTCCGGCTCGACCACAAGACCGTGTTCGCGCTGCTGTCGTGGGCGATGTTCGCGGGCATCCTGGCCGGGCGCACCTTCTATGGCTGGCGCGGGCGCACCGCGCTGCGCTGGGTGATTGCGTCCTTCGGCATCCTGCTGCTGGCTTATGTCGGCAGCCGCTTCGTCATCGAAGTCATACTGCACCGAATCTGA
- a CDS encoding sensor histidine kinase, translating into MNGPASFWSRLNAWRALAAMWRQPEPPEFHWRLLRYFCWTRLAVAALLLGYAWLPAQRAEAERAAQALVGAMGGGFGSGLAALPLAVPYAVMALGMVVATLWWRRGFHLRVRFQVLADLVLLGLIFHAQGHRGEGLAMIFLLPALQAGALTSLLFALFTAAASALLVMSTPFAQTLLLRQADTGLLGSGLYGLVFMIAASLMYLLANRQLAQERLALAREQELRLQQLVNRLMVNDMQDGVMLLRANGAVVAANPAAVVLLGVQPAERGKHTDTPANGRDALFDLRQIPRLQPLMEMLRDWVRSKDDAPRILQLLPLPSRPSSGRGPILHTRLRLRFLLPGLASLRSTFASSMSVSLTAQSAMNTGTWNELSPEAAARLRLAIAQSEAMAWRPEDEALLRSEMRDTVLVHIESWERIAEQVQQEKLAAMGRLVASVAHQIRNPLAAISQASELLAETSRRAARPGEAGRAEGDVDARLLRIIHDNVRRLDQVVSDVLQMSRRPRTERTTVDLNQALPEIVGRWRLEMRARSASHDPVGARRVPRPAEINANAIRLTVDVARPVIFDASQLQQVLGNLLDNAWRYCSRLPGAIRLLAHALDQHHAELIVWNDGVEVSREHQRTLFEPFFTSNAQGTGLGLFMARELCGANDAQVRYGTISIDALLARTGMLAPAARDTLPAKAFVLTLRIEAPDSTGG; encoded by the coding sequence ATGAACGGGCCTGCCTCGTTCTGGTCCCGCCTGAATGCCTGGCGCGCCCTCGCGGCGATGTGGCGCCAGCCCGAACCTCCTGAATTCCACTGGCGCTTGCTGCGCTATTTCTGCTGGACCCGGCTAGCCGTCGCCGCGCTGCTGCTGGGCTACGCCTGGCTGCCGGCGCAGCGCGCCGAGGCCGAGCGGGCCGCGCAGGCGCTGGTCGGCGCAATGGGCGGCGGGTTCGGCAGCGGCCTGGCCGCGCTGCCGCTGGCCGTGCCCTATGCCGTGATGGCGCTGGGGATGGTGGTCGCCACGCTCTGGTGGCGCCGCGGCTTTCACCTGCGGGTGCGCTTTCAGGTGCTGGCCGACCTTGTCCTGCTGGGCCTGATCTTTCACGCGCAGGGCCATCGCGGCGAGGGGCTCGCCATGATCTTCCTGTTGCCCGCGCTGCAGGCCGGCGCGCTTACCAGCCTGCTGTTCGCGCTGTTTACCGCGGCAGCGTCGGCGCTGCTGGTGATGAGTACCCCCTTCGCGCAGACCTTGCTGTTGCGCCAGGCCGACACGGGTTTGCTGGGCTCGGGGCTGTACGGGCTGGTCTTCATGATCGCGGCCTCCCTGATGTACCTGCTGGCCAACCGCCAGCTCGCGCAGGAGCGGCTGGCGCTGGCACGCGAGCAGGAGCTGCGCCTGCAGCAACTGGTCAACCGCCTGATGGTCAACGATATGCAGGACGGGGTGATGCTGCTGCGTGCCAACGGCGCGGTGGTGGCGGCCAACCCTGCCGCGGTTGTGCTGCTGGGCGTGCAGCCTGCCGAGCGGGGCAAGCACACGGACACGCCCGCCAACGGGCGTGATGCGCTGTTCGACCTGCGCCAGATTCCCCGCCTGCAGCCGCTGATGGAAATGCTGCGAGACTGGGTGCGCAGCAAGGACGATGCGCCCCGGATCCTGCAATTGCTGCCGCTGCCGTCGCGGCCATCCTCGGGGCGCGGCCCCATCCTCCATACGCGACTTCGGCTGCGCTTCCTGCTGCCGGGGCTGGCAAGCCTGCGCTCCACCTTCGCGTCCTCGATGTCGGTCTCGCTCACTGCGCAGAGCGCCATGAACACCGGCACCTGGAACGAGCTGTCGCCCGAGGCGGCGGCCCGGCTGCGCCTGGCTATCGCCCAGAGCGAGGCCATGGCCTGGCGCCCGGAGGACGAGGCCTTGCTGCGCAGCGAGATGCGCGACACGGTGCTGGTCCATATCGAAAGCTGGGAGCGCATTGCCGAGCAGGTGCAACAGGAGAAGCTGGCTGCCATGGGGCGCCTGGTGGCCAGCGTGGCGCACCAGATCCGCAATCCGCTGGCGGCCATCAGCCAGGCCAGCGAGCTGCTGGCCGAAACCAGCCGCCGGGCCGCGCGCCCGGGCGAGGCGGGGCGCGCGGAGGGCGACGTGGATGCGCGGCTGCTGCGCATCATTCACGACAATGTGCGCCGGCTCGACCAGGTGGTGTCGGACGTGCTGCAGATGTCGCGCCGCCCGCGCACCGAGCGCACCACCGTGGACCTGAACCAGGCGCTGCCGGAGATCGTCGGCCGCTGGCGGCTGGAGATGCGCGCGCGCTCCGCCAGCCACGACCCGGTCGGCGCCCGGCGCGTGCCGCGTCCGGCCGAGATCAACGCCAATGCCATCCGGCTCACGGTGGACGTGGCGCGCCCGGTCATCTTCGATGCCTCCCAGTTGCAACAGGTGCTTGGCAACCTGCTGGACAACGCCTGGCGCTATTGCAGCCGCCTGCCCGGGGCGATCCGCCTGCTGGCCCATGCGCTGGACCAGCACCATGCCGAACTGATCGTCTGGAACGATGGCGTCGAGGTGTCGCGCGAGCACCAGCGCACCTTGTTCGAGCCCTTCTTTACCAGCAACGCCCAGGGCACCGGCCTCGGGCTGTTCATGGCGCGCGAGCTATGCGGCGCCAACGACGCCCAGGTGCGCTACGGCACCATTTCGATCGACGCGCTGCTGGCGCGGACCGGCATGCTGGCGCCGGCTGCACGCGATACACTGCCGGCCAAGGCTTTTGTCCTGACCTTGCGCATCGAAGCGCCGGACAGCACGGGTGGCTGA